A window from Streptomyces sp. NBC_00335 encodes these proteins:
- the lepB gene encoding signal peptidase I — MVLGAALFVGAGSWTRFVLADEYQMTFLPSESMRPAYSLGDQVWFDRVAPGEVRHGDAVVFAAPASWVNGAGIQEGQQVFKRVVALGGDRISWAPGEASLTLNGKPLVEPYLMEAAVPATMAFDVTVPEGRMFLMGDHRSNSFDSHLRVRDEGQGTVPVSAVWGVALAEVPDAAAAAGLVGMFGVPVFLVGGGLGIGSLVARRRAAKAARNAAGAGPGQLTWAYEAASSD; from the coding sequence ATGGTGCTCGGCGCGGCGCTGTTCGTGGGGGCGGGGAGCTGGACCAGGTTCGTCCTCGCGGACGAGTACCAAATGACGTTCCTCCCGTCGGAGTCGATGAGGCCCGCCTACTCCCTCGGAGACCAGGTCTGGTTCGACCGGGTCGCTCCGGGGGAGGTCCGGCACGGGGACGCCGTGGTCTTCGCTGCCCCTGCCTCGTGGGTGAACGGGGCAGGGATCCAGGAGGGCCAGCAGGTCTTCAAGCGGGTGGTGGCCCTGGGTGGGGACCGCATCTCATGGGCACCGGGTGAGGCGAGTCTGACGCTGAACGGGAAGCCGCTCGTCGAGCCGTACCTCATGGAAGCGGCCGTGCCGGCGACGATGGCCTTCGATGTCACGGTGCCCGAGGGGCGGATGTTCCTGATGGGCGACCACCGCTCGAACTCCTTCGACTCCCATCTGCGGGTCCGCGACGAGGGCCAGGGAACCGTGCCGGTGTCGGCCGTATGGGGGGTCGCGCTGGCCGAGGTGCCGGACGCGGCGGCCGCCGCCGGGCTCGTGGGCATGTTCGGCGTGCCGGTCTTCCTCGTCGGCGGCGGGCTCGGCATCGGCTCACTGGTGGCGCGGCGACGGGCGGCGAAGGCGGCGCGGAACGCGGCGGGCGCCGGGCCCGGACAGCTGACGTGGGCGTACGAGGCCGCATCCTCCGACTGA
- a CDS encoding phosphomannomutase/phosphoglucomutase — translation MATDLSNIVKAYDVRGVVPDEWDEHLAELFGAAFVEVTGARAIVIGHDMRPSSPALSGAFARGAAARGVDVTLIGLCSTDQLYYASGKLNLPGAMFTASHNPAQYNGIKLCRAGAAPVGQDTGLSTIRELAEKWSDEGAPAIPAGTVPGTVTEQDTLTGYADHLKGLVDLTAVRPLKVVVDAGNGMGGHTVPTVFTGLPLDLVPMYFELDGTFPNHEANPLDPKNIVDLQARVLAEGADLGIAFDGDADRCFIVDERGQGVSPSAITALVAARELARNGGTGTVIHNLITSWSVPEVVRENGGTPVRTRVGHSFIKEEMAKSGAIFGGEHSAHYYFKDFWNADTGMLAALHVLAALGGQDGPLSALVSSYDRYAGSGEINSTVADQTARLAAVKAAYGSAEGVTLDELDGLTATSADWWFNVRASNTEPLLRLNVEARDEATLAKVRDEVLALIRA, via the coding sequence GTGGCCACCGATCTTTCGAACATCGTCAAGGCGTACGACGTACGAGGCGTGGTGCCGGACGAGTGGGACGAGCACCTGGCCGAGCTGTTCGGTGCCGCCTTCGTCGAGGTGACCGGTGCCCGGGCCATCGTCATCGGCCACGACATGCGGCCCTCCTCCCCGGCCCTGTCGGGCGCCTTCGCGCGCGGCGCGGCCGCCCGCGGCGTGGACGTCACCCTCATCGGGCTGTGCTCCACCGACCAGCTGTACTACGCCTCCGGCAAGCTGAACCTGCCGGGCGCGATGTTCACGGCCTCGCACAACCCGGCGCAGTACAACGGCATCAAGCTCTGCCGGGCCGGCGCCGCCCCGGTCGGCCAGGACACCGGCCTGTCCACCATCCGCGAGCTCGCCGAGAAGTGGAGCGACGAGGGCGCCCCGGCGATCCCCGCCGGCACCGTCCCCGGCACCGTCACCGAGCAGGACACCCTCACCGGCTACGCCGACCACCTGAAGGGCCTGGTCGACCTCACCGCCGTCCGCCCGCTCAAGGTCGTCGTCGACGCGGGCAACGGCATGGGCGGGCACACCGTCCCCACCGTCTTCACGGGCCTCCCGCTGGACCTGGTCCCCATGTACTTCGAGCTGGACGGGACCTTCCCGAACCACGAGGCCAACCCCCTCGACCCGAAGAACATCGTCGACCTCCAGGCCCGCGTACTGGCCGAGGGCGCCGACCTCGGCATCGCCTTCGACGGCGACGCCGACCGCTGCTTCATCGTCGACGAGCGCGGCCAGGGCGTCTCCCCGTCCGCCATCACCGCCCTGGTCGCCGCCCGCGAACTGGCCCGCAACGGCGGCACCGGCACCGTGATCCACAACCTGATCACCTCCTGGTCCGTCCCCGAGGTCGTCCGCGAGAACGGCGGCACCCCCGTCCGCACGCGCGTCGGCCACTCCTTCATCAAGGAGGAGATGGCCAAGTCCGGCGCCATCTTCGGCGGCGAGCACTCGGCGCACTACTACTTCAAGGACTTCTGGAACGCGGACACCGGCATGCTCGCCGCGCTCCACGTCCTGGCGGCCCTCGGCGGCCAGGACGGCCCCCTCTCGGCCCTGGTCTCCTCCTACGACCGCTACGCGGGCTCCGGAGAGATCAACTCGACCGTCGCCGACCAGACGGCCCGCCTCGCCGCCGTGAAGGCCGCCTACGGCTCCGCGGAGGGCGTCACCCTCGACGAACTGGACGGCCTCACCGCCACCAGCGCCGACTGGTGGTTCAACGTCCGCGCCTCCAACACCGAGCCCCTCCTGCGCCTGAACGTGGAGGCCCGCGACGAGGCCACCCTCGCCAAGGTCCGCGACGAGGTCCTGGCGCTGATCCGCGCTTAG
- a CDS encoding SIS domain-containing protein, whose translation MLDESLLDAPDDLARADRRGLLRGAADAGARVRTAARHAAEAGLADLRPDGRPRAVLIAGPGTAATGVADLLGALAGASAPVIRLHPTGVAHAAGALRWTLPGWAGPVDLLLIATTDGTEPGLGVLAEQAYRRGCTVVAVAPERSPLSEAVDGAHGLLVPMAKAPYQEYDESAAAGPGALWALLTPLLVLLDRVGLITAAPHTLQLVADRLDRTAERCGPAIATYSNPAKTLASELADSLPLIWSEGAAAGPAGRRFAATLAELAGRPALAADLPEALPAHGVLLSGGFAAGADPDDFFRDRVEEPQALRARIVLLRDRPAGGLTAAPAARELALSHDTAISELEPEEGTELEQLAELLAVTDFATAYLALASGGHS comes from the coding sequence ATGCTCGACGAGTCGCTCCTCGACGCACCTGACGATCTCGCCCGCGCCGACCGCCGCGGCCTGCTCCGCGGCGCCGCCGACGCAGGCGCACGGGTACGCACCGCGGCCCGGCACGCCGCCGAGGCCGGTCTCGCCGACCTGCGTCCCGACGGCCGCCCCCGGGCGGTCCTCATCGCCGGGCCCGGCACCGCCGCGACCGGGGTCGCCGACCTGCTCGGCGCGCTCGCCGGGGCCTCCGCGCCCGTCATCCGGCTGCACCCGACCGGCGTCGCGCACGCCGCCGGGGCCCTGCGCTGGACCCTGCCCGGCTGGGCCGGCCCCGTCGACCTGCTGCTCATCGCCACCACCGACGGAACCGAGCCCGGCCTCGGCGTCCTCGCCGAGCAGGCCTACCGGCGCGGCTGCACCGTCGTCGCCGTCGCCCCCGAGCGCTCGCCGCTGAGCGAAGCGGTCGACGGCGCGCACGGGCTGCTCGTACCGATGGCCAAGGCCCCGTACCAGGAGTACGACGAGTCGGCCGCGGCCGGCCCCGGCGCCCTCTGGGCCCTGCTGACCCCGCTGCTGGTGCTCCTCGACCGGGTCGGCCTGATCACCGCCGCCCCGCACACCCTGCAGCTCGTCGCCGACCGGCTCGACCGCACGGCCGAGCGCTGCGGCCCCGCCATCGCCACTTACTCCAACCCGGCCAAGACCCTCGCCTCCGAGCTCGCCGACTCCCTCCCGCTCATCTGGAGCGAGGGCGCCGCCGCGGGACCCGCCGGGCGCCGCTTCGCCGCCACCCTCGCCGAACTCGCCGGCCGACCCGCACTCGCCGCCGATCTTCCCGAGGCCCTCCCGGCCCACGGGGTCCTGCTCTCCGGCGGTTTCGCCGCCGGCGCCGACCCCGACGACTTCTTCCGCGACCGAGTGGAAGAACCGCAGGCCCTTCGCGCACGCATCGTCCTGTTGCGCGACAGGCCCGCAGGCGGACTGACAGCCGCCCCTGCCGCACGAGAGCTCGCCCTCAGCCACGACACGGCCATCAGCGAGCTCGAACCGGAGGAGGGCACAGAGCTGGAACAGCTCGCCGAACTCCTCGCCGTCACGGATTTCGCCACCGCCTACCTGGCGCTGGCCTCCGGGGGACACAGCTGA
- the ahcY gene encoding adenosylhomocysteinase gives MTAAFTDFKVADLSLAVFGRKEITLAEHEMPGLMSIRREYAATQPLAGARVTGSLHMTVQTAVLIETLVALGAEVRWASCNIFSTQDHAAAAIAVGPNGTAENPQGVPVFAWKGETLEEYWWCTEQALTWPNTPTGGPNMILDDGGDATLLVHKGVEFEKAGAAPDPSTADSEEYANILTLLNRTLGEAPQKWTQLASEIRGVTEETTTGVHRLYEMMAEGTLLFPAINVNDAVTKSKFDNKYGCRHSLIDGINRATDVLIGGKTAVVFGYGDVGKGCAESLRGQGARVIVTEIDPICALQAAMDGYQVATLDDVVATADIFITTTGNKDIIMAADMAKMKHQAIVGNIGHFDNEIDMAGLAKIEGIVKDEVKPQVHTWKFPDGKVLIVLSEGRLLNLGNATGHPSFVMSNSFADQTLAQIELFTKPAEYPTDVYVLPKHLDEKVARLHLDALGVRLTTLRPEQASYIGVDVAGPYKPDHYRY, from the coding sequence ATGACTGCCGCATTCACCGACTTCAAGGTCGCGGACCTCTCCCTCGCCGTCTTCGGACGCAAGGAGATCACCCTCGCCGAGCACGAGATGCCCGGCCTGATGTCGATCCGCCGGGAGTACGCGGCCACCCAGCCGCTCGCCGGCGCTCGCGTCACCGGCTCCCTGCACATGACCGTGCAGACCGCCGTCCTCATCGAGACCCTGGTCGCCCTCGGCGCCGAGGTCCGCTGGGCCTCCTGCAACATCTTCTCCACCCAGGACCACGCGGCCGCCGCCATCGCGGTGGGCCCGAACGGCACCGCGGAGAACCCGCAGGGCGTCCCCGTCTTCGCCTGGAAGGGCGAGACGCTGGAAGAGTACTGGTGGTGCACGGAGCAGGCGCTGACCTGGCCGAACACCCCCACCGGCGGCCCCAACATGATCCTCGACGACGGTGGCGACGCCACCCTCCTCGTCCACAAGGGCGTCGAGTTCGAGAAGGCCGGCGCGGCCCCGGACCCGTCCACCGCGGACTCCGAGGAGTACGCCAACATCCTGACCCTCCTCAACCGCACCCTGGGCGAGGCCCCGCAGAAGTGGACGCAGCTCGCGTCCGAGATCCGCGGCGTCACCGAGGAGACCACCACCGGCGTCCACCGTCTTTACGAGATGATGGCCGAAGGCACCCTGCTCTTCCCGGCGATCAACGTGAACGACGCCGTCACCAAGTCGAAGTTCGACAACAAGTACGGCTGCCGCCACTCCCTCATCGACGGCATCAACCGCGCCACCGACGTCCTCATCGGCGGCAAGACCGCCGTGGTCTTCGGCTACGGCGACGTCGGCAAGGGCTGCGCCGAGTCGCTGCGCGGCCAGGGCGCGCGCGTCATCGTCACCGAGATCGACCCGATCTGCGCCCTGCAGGCGGCGATGGACGGCTACCAGGTCGCGACCCTGGACGACGTCGTCGCGACGGCCGACATCTTCATCACCACCACGGGCAACAAGGACATCATCATGGCCGCCGACATGGCCAAGATGAAGCACCAGGCCATCGTCGGCAACATCGGCCACTTCGACAACGAGATCGACATGGCCGGCCTCGCGAAGATCGAGGGCATCGTCAAGGACGAGGTCAAGCCCCAGGTCCACACCTGGAAGTTCCCCGACGGCAAGGTCCTCATCGTCCTGTCCGAGGGCCGCCTGCTGAACCTGGGCAACGCCACCGGTCACCCGTCCTTCGTGATGTCGAACTCCTTCGCGGACCAGACCCTGGCCCAGATCGAGCTCTTCACCAAGCCGGCCGAGTACCCCACCGACGTCTACGTGCTCCCCAAGCACCTCGACGAGAAGGTGGCCCGCCTGCACCTCGACGCCCTCGGCGTCCGCCTCACCACCCTGCGCCCGGAGCAGGCCTCCTACATCGGCGTGGACGTCGCGGGCCCGTACAAGCCGGACCACTACCGCTACTGA
- a CDS encoding cation diffusion facilitator family transporter → MSASGGTKAIVAALAANLAIAVAKFVAFVFSGSSSMLAESVHSLADSGNQGLLLLGGKKAQREATPQHPFGYGRERYIYAFLVSIVLFTVGGMFAIYEGYEKIHEPHAISHWYWPVGVLVFAIIAESFSFRTAIKESNEIRGSLTWGQFIKRAKAPELPVVLLEDLGALIGLVLALAGVGIALLTGNGVWDGIGTLCIGVLLIIIAIVLAAETKSLLLGEAAGTEDVEKIKAAVVDGDVVTGIIHMRTLHLGPEELLVAAKISVQSDDTATEVANAINAAEARIRAAVPIARVIYLEPDIFNAEAAAKGTNPGV, encoded by the coding sequence ATGAGCGCGTCGGGCGGTACCAAGGCGATCGTGGCGGCACTCGCCGCCAATCTGGCCATCGCGGTAGCCAAGTTCGTGGCCTTCGTCTTCAGCGGCTCGTCGTCGATGCTTGCGGAAAGCGTCCACTCGCTGGCGGACTCCGGCAACCAGGGCCTGCTCCTCCTGGGAGGGAAGAAGGCCCAGCGCGAGGCGACTCCGCAGCACCCCTTCGGGTACGGGCGCGAGCGCTACATCTACGCCTTCCTGGTCTCCATCGTGCTGTTCACCGTCGGTGGCATGTTCGCCATCTACGAGGGCTACGAGAAGATCCACGAGCCGCACGCGATCTCGCACTGGTACTGGCCGGTCGGCGTCCTCGTCTTCGCGATCATCGCGGAGTCCTTCTCCTTCCGCACCGCGATCAAGGAGTCGAACGAGATCCGCGGCAGCCTCACCTGGGGCCAGTTCATCAAGCGCGCCAAGGCCCCCGAGCTCCCCGTGGTCCTCCTCGAAGACCTCGGCGCCCTCATCGGCCTCGTCCTCGCCCTCGCGGGCGTGGGCATCGCCCTGCTGACCGGCAACGGCGTCTGGGACGGCATCGGCACCCTGTGCATCGGTGTCCTGCTCATCATCATCGCCATCGTCCTCGCCGCCGAGACCAAGTCCCTGCTGCTCGGCGAGGCCGCCGGCACCGAGGACGTGGAGAAGATCAAGGCGGCCGTCGTCGACGGCGACGTGGTCACCGGCATCATCCACATGCGCACCCTGCACCTAGGCCCTGAGGAGCTCCTGGTCGCGGCGAAGATCTCCGTCCAGAGCGACGACACCGCGACGGAGGTGGCCAACGCCATCAACGCCGCCGAGGCCCGCATCCGCGCGGCGGTCCCGATCGCCCGAGTGATCTACCTGGAGCCGGACATCTTCAACGCCGAGGCCGCGGCGAAGGGCACCAACCCGGGCGTCTGA
- the manA gene encoding mannose-6-phosphate isomerase, class I codes for MDRLTNTIRPYAWGSTTAIPELIGIAPTGEPQAELWMGAHPGAPSRLDRGAGESALSDVIAADPEGELGVAAVRKFGPRLPFLFKLLAAGAPLSLQVHPDLAQAKAGFEDEERRGVPIDAPHRNYKDANHKPELVCALTPFEGLSGFRPPLEAAALLEGLGVNSLKPYADLLRAHPEEAALREVLTAVLTADRAEMARTVSEAAAAAERLGGPYAPYAGLVHHYPGDPGVIAAMLLNHVQLQPGEAMFLGAGIPHAYLDGLGVELMANSDNVLRCGLTPKHVDVPELLKVTLFEPGDPGILRPEGNGEEVYETPIDEFRLSRFVLAAGGAPRVLPDGTAQILLCTAGSPKANSPKSGELTLAPGESVFVPAGEKVELSGTGTVFRATVVV; via the coding sequence ATGGACCGCCTCACGAACACGATCCGCCCCTACGCCTGGGGATCGACCACCGCGATCCCCGAACTCATCGGGATCGCACCGACCGGCGAGCCCCAGGCCGAGCTGTGGATGGGCGCCCACCCGGGCGCACCCTCCCGCCTGGACCGCGGAGCAGGCGAGAGCGCCCTCTCGGACGTCATCGCGGCCGACCCCGAAGGCGAACTGGGGGTCGCCGCCGTCCGCAAGTTCGGCCCCAGGCTCCCCTTCCTCTTCAAGCTCCTCGCCGCCGGCGCCCCGCTCTCCCTCCAGGTCCATCCCGACCTCGCCCAGGCGAAGGCCGGGTTCGAGGACGAGGAGCGGCGCGGCGTCCCGATCGACGCACCGCACCGCAACTACAAGGACGCCAACCACAAGCCCGAGCTGGTCTGCGCCCTCACCCCCTTCGAGGGCCTGTCCGGATTCCGTCCGCCGCTGGAGGCCGCCGCCCTGCTGGAGGGCCTCGGCGTCAACTCCCTGAAGCCCTACGCCGATCTCCTGCGGGCACACCCCGAGGAGGCGGCCCTGCGCGAGGTGCTCACCGCCGTCCTGACCGCCGACCGCGCCGAGATGGCCCGTACGGTCTCCGAGGCCGCGGCCGCCGCCGAGCGGCTCGGGGGCCCGTACGCCCCGTACGCCGGACTCGTCCACCACTACCCGGGCGACCCCGGCGTCATCGCCGCGATGCTCCTCAACCACGTGCAACTCCAGCCCGGCGAAGCCATGTTCCTCGGCGCCGGCATCCCGCACGCCTACCTCGACGGCCTCGGCGTCGAGCTCATGGCCAACTCCGACAACGTCCTGCGCTGCGGGCTCACCCCCAAGCACGTCGACGTGCCGGAGCTGCTGAAGGTCACCCTCTTCGAGCCCGGCGACCCCGGCATCCTGCGCCCGGAGGGCAACGGCGAAGAGGTCTACGAGACCCCCATCGACGAATTCCGGCTCTCCCGCTTTGTCCTGGCCGCCGGCGGCGCCCCCCGGGTGCTGCCCGACGGCACCGCGCAGATCCTGCTGTGCACGGCGGGCTCCCCGAAGGCGAACTCCCCGAAGTCCGGCGAACTGACGCTGGCGCCGGGCGAATCGGTCTTCGTACCGGCAGGCGAAAAGGTCGAACTGTCCGGAACCGGCACCGTCTTCCGTGCCACTGTGGTGGTCTGA
- a CDS encoding RDD family protein: MSDLVTGDAVVLGLRPARLPSRALAILLDLVVYVAGYLLLAIGLVLSTASMDGAARAAVSVASFVLILVGVPIAVETLSHGRSLGKLACGLRVVRDDGGPIRFRHALVRGAFGVFELLLTFGSVACIASLFSERGRRLGDVFAGTLVIRERVPGARVMPVPAPPPWLAGRFGGLDLSAVPDGLWLAIRQYLTRMDRLDPQVSATMAARLADDLVARTGAPPPVGVPAAAFLMAVVHERQSRDAARAFRQQPAPGAAPVPYGQSAPVVMPAVAAPAVVPVAAPVVAAPAPVPVEPPKATGFAPPA; this comes from the coding sequence GTGAGCGATCTGGTGACGGGGGACGCGGTCGTCCTGGGGCTACGGCCGGCGAGGCTGCCGAGCCGGGCGCTGGCGATCCTGCTCGACCTGGTCGTGTACGTCGCCGGGTACTTGCTGCTCGCCATCGGACTGGTCCTGTCCACCGCTTCGATGGACGGGGCGGCCCGGGCGGCCGTGTCGGTGGCCTCGTTCGTCCTCATCCTGGTCGGCGTGCCGATCGCCGTGGAGACGCTGAGCCACGGGCGGTCACTGGGCAAGCTCGCGTGCGGGCTACGGGTGGTGCGCGACGACGGCGGGCCGATCCGCTTCCGGCACGCGCTGGTGCGCGGGGCCTTCGGGGTCTTCGAACTGCTGCTGACCTTCGGATCCGTGGCGTGCATCGCCTCGCTGTTCTCCGAGCGGGGGCGGCGGCTCGGGGACGTGTTCGCGGGGACGCTGGTCATCCGGGAGCGGGTGCCGGGGGCACGGGTGATGCCGGTGCCCGCGCCGCCTCCGTGGCTGGCCGGGCGGTTCGGCGGGCTGGACCTGTCCGCGGTGCCGGACGGGCTGTGGCTGGCGATCCGGCAGTACCTGACGCGCATGGACCGGCTGGATCCGCAGGTGAGCGCCACCATGGCGGCCCGGCTCGCGGACGATCTGGTGGCACGTACGGGGGCTCCGCCGCCGGTCGGGGTGCCCGCCGCCGCGTTCCTGATGGCCGTGGTGCACGAACGGCAGTCGCGCGACGCCGCGCGGGCCTTCCGGCAGCAGCCCGCTCCCGGGGCGGCTCCGGTTCCGTACGGGCAGAGCGCGCCCGTGGTGATGCCGGCCGTGGCGGCGCCGGCGGTGGTGCCCGTCGCGGCTCCCGTGGTGGCGGCGCCCGCGCCCGTACCCGTCGAACCGCCGAAGGCGACCGGGTTCGCGCCGCCCGCCTAG
- a CDS encoding Trm112 family protein, which translates to MPLEAGLLEILACPACHSPLQDKSADETTPELICTGQDCGLAYPVRDGIPVLLVDEARRPA; encoded by the coding sequence ATGCCGCTCGAAGCCGGTCTCCTGGAGATCCTCGCCTGCCCCGCCTGCCACTCCCCGCTCCAGGACAAGTCGGCAGACGAGACCACCCCCGAGCTGATCTGCACCGGCCAGGACTGCGGTCTCGCCTACCCGGTCCGCGACGGCATCCCGGTGCTCCTCGTCGACGAGGCGCGCCGCCCCGCCTGA
- a CDS encoding fructose-specific PTS transporter subunit EIIC, whose product MTSPAGPPEGVDASGRKPVKIVAVTACPTGIAHTYMAAEKLQQAGDRLGISIKVETQGSIGAENVLSDNDVREADAVIIAADKEVDLDRFAGKRVLSTGVADGIHKPEELIRSAQSAPVQAGTSAVAGGGGGGGKQRSQAYKALMNGVSHMIPFVVVGGLLLAVSLSLGGHADAKGGLVIPDGTFWFYVNKLGVTGFSLMLPIFSGYIAYALGDRPALVPGMIGGFLAADAVHIYGADANAGFLGAIATGFLAGYLVVWIKKVKVPKVIQPIMPIIVIPIVSTVALGLFYIYVIGKPISWVFTNLTSWLNGMTGSSAIVLGTLIGLMIAFDMGGPVNKTAFLVAVGLIGTNNHVMGMAAAAIPVMPLGQGLATLLRRKLYSDEEKETGLAALFMGFFGISEGAIPFAAARPAQVIPANMLGGAVAGAIAGVAGVQDSVPHGGPIVSLFGAISGVAMFFVAIAAGAVVTALTTNALIEFKLRREGVTAGPAVLSPEPALVGAGAPVGGGGRAVGAGAGAAGTAVRAQQPAAAAPVAAGGPPEVLSGYVTEQTVKTELASGSKEAAIREMAEMLATTGNVTDVDELVRVALAREAQGTTGLGESIAIPHAKTDAVTRPTVGFARSDEGIEWGALDGTKARLVFMISVPEAAAGDEHLRILALLSRKLMDTGFRERLQAAPGKAEILDVLREIQ is encoded by the coding sequence GTGACCAGTCCGGCAGGCCCTCCCGAAGGCGTGGACGCGAGCGGGCGGAAGCCCGTGAAGATCGTCGCCGTTACCGCGTGCCCCACCGGTATCGCGCACACGTACATGGCTGCGGAGAAGCTGCAGCAGGCCGGCGATCGTCTCGGCATCTCGATCAAGGTGGAGACCCAAGGTTCCATCGGGGCCGAGAACGTGCTCTCTGACAACGATGTCAGGGAAGCGGACGCCGTCATCATCGCCGCCGACAAGGAGGTCGACCTCGACCGGTTCGCCGGCAAGCGGGTGCTGTCCACCGGCGTCGCCGACGGCATCCACAAGCCGGAGGAGCTGATCCGGAGCGCGCAGAGCGCGCCGGTGCAGGCCGGGACCTCGGCGGTCGCGGGCGGCGGCGGGGGCGGCGGCAAGCAGCGCAGCCAGGCGTACAAGGCGCTGATGAACGGCGTCTCCCACATGATCCCGTTCGTGGTCGTGGGCGGTCTGCTGCTGGCCGTCTCCCTGTCCCTCGGCGGGCACGCGGACGCCAAGGGCGGGCTGGTCATTCCCGACGGGACCTTCTGGTTCTACGTGAACAAGCTCGGCGTGACCGGCTTCTCGCTGATGCTGCCGATCTTCTCCGGCTACATCGCCTACGCGCTGGGCGACCGGCCGGCCCTCGTACCCGGCATGATCGGCGGTTTCCTCGCCGCGGACGCCGTGCACATCTACGGGGCCGACGCGAACGCCGGCTTCCTGGGTGCCATCGCGACGGGCTTCCTCGCGGGCTATCTGGTCGTGTGGATCAAGAAGGTCAAGGTCCCCAAGGTCATCCAGCCGATCATGCCGATCATCGTGATCCCGATCGTGTCGACGGTGGCCCTGGGTCTCTTCTACATCTATGTGATCGGCAAGCCGATCTCCTGGGTCTTCACGAACCTGACCAGCTGGCTGAACGGGATGACCGGCTCCAGCGCGATCGTGCTGGGCACCCTGATCGGTCTGATGATCGCCTTCGACATGGGCGGTCCGGTCAACAAGACCGCCTTCCTCGTCGCCGTCGGCCTCATCGGCACCAACAACCACGTCATGGGCATGGCCGCCGCGGCCATCCCCGTCATGCCGCTCGGCCAGGGTCTGGCCACGCTCCTGCGCCGCAAGCTCTACAGCGACGAGGAGAAGGAAACCGGCCTCGCCGCCCTGTTCATGGGCTTCTTCGGCATCTCCGAAGGCGCGATCCCCTTCGCCGCGGCCCGGCCCGCGCAGGTCATCCCCGCGAACATGCTCGGTGGCGCGGTGGCCGGTGCGATCGCCGGTGTGGCCGGGGTCCAGGACTCGGTGCCGCACGGCGGTCCGATCGTCTCGCTGTTCGGCGCGATCAGCGGTGTCGCGATGTTCTTCGTGGCCATCGCGGCCGGTGCGGTCGTGACAGCGCTGACGACCAACGCGCTGATCGAGTTCAAGCTGCGCCGCGAGGGCGTCACCGCCGGTCCCGCGGTCCTCTCGCCGGAGCCGGCCCTGGTCGGTGCGGGCGCCCCCGTGGGCGGCGGCGGTAGGGCCGTCGGCGCGGGTGCGGGAGCAGCCGGGACGGCCGTACGGGCACAGCAGCCCGCGGCCGCGGCTCCGGTGGCCGCGGGCGGGCCGCCCGAGGTGCTGTCCGGGTACGTCACCGAGCAGACCGTCAAGACGGAGCTGGCCTCGGGCTCCAAGGAGGCGGCGATCCGCGAGATGGCGGAGATGCTGGCCACGACCGGCAACGTCACCGACGTGGACGAGCTCGTACGGGTCGCCCTGGCCCGGGAGGCGCAGGGTACGACCGGCCTCGGCGAATCCATCGCCATCCCGCACGCCAAGACGGACGCGGTGACCCGCCCGACGGTGGGCTTCGCCCGGTCCGACGAGGGCATCGAGTGGGGCGCGCTGGACGGGACGAAGGCCCGGCTGGTCTTCATGATCTCCGTACCGGAGGCCGCGGCCGGGGACGAGCACCTGCGGATCCTGGCCCTGCTGTCGCGCAAGCTGATGGACACCGGCTTCCGCGAGCGCCTGCAGGCCGCGCCCGGCAAGGCCGAGATCCTGGACGTGCTGCGCGAGATCCAGTAG